A window of Nocardiopsis sp. Huas11 genomic DNA:
CGCTCGATCTCGGCGTTGAACTCCTCGCCCAGCAGGATCGCGATGTTGGTGATCCACAGCCAGACGAGGAAGATGACCAGCGCCGCCATGCTCCCGTAGGTCTGGCCGTAGCTGGAGAAGTTGGCGACGTAGACGGCGAACAGCGCCGAGGCGACCAGCCAGATCGCCACCGCCAGCACGCTGCCGGGGCTGATCCAGCGGAACCCGCGCTTGGCGTTGGGGGAGGCCCAGTACAGCAGGGCGATCATGAAGACCACGATCACCAGGAGCACCGGCCACTTCGCGATGTCCCACACCGTCGTCACGGTCGGGCCGAGCCCCAGGATCTCCCCGATCCGTTGCGCGACGGCACCGGTGGCGGTGATGGCGAGCACCGTGAAGGTCATCAGGACCACCAGCAGCAGGGTCACGCCGACGCGGACGGGCAGCGTCTTCCACACGGGCCGCCCCTCGGGCACGTCGTAGACGATGTTGGACGCACGCATGAAGGCGGCGATGTACCCGGACGCCGACCACAGGGCGACGAGCAGACCCACCAGACCGAAGATCCCGGCCGCGGCCCGGTTGTCCTGGAGGTTCTGGATCGCGGACGTCACGACTCCGGCGACGTCCGCCGGCAGGACCGTGTTGATGTTGTCGGTCAGTGTCTGGGTGGCGGTCGGACCGGCCAGGCCGAGGAGGGACACCAGGACCAGGATGGCCGGGAACAGGGCCAGGAGTCCGTAGTAGGTGAGCCCCGCCGCCAGGTCGGTCAGGTTGTCCTCCCGGAATTCGCGGAACGTCCGTTTCAGGGCCGCCCACCAGGAGAACTTCGTCATCGCGGTCGGTTTCGCGGCCGGCTCCCGCGAAGCCGGCACACCGGTGGGCCCCTCGTTCGGCTGCTGGGTCATGACTCACTCCCTTCTTTCCGCCGTCGCGCTGCCGCACCTGGAGGTACGGCGCTCCGCGCCCCCGTCCGACTCTGCGGACGGGGGCGCGAACGGACCTCAGGAACCGTGCCCCTGCCGTGAGGCCGACGCGACCTCGTCGCGGGCCTGCTCGCCGGTGCTGTGAGCGGCGTCGGTGGCACTCTCCTTGAGGTGCTCACCGGCCTCCCGCGCGCTCTCGACAGCCTGGTCCCGAACGCGCTCGGCGGACTCCGAGACCGCGCGCCGCGCCGAATCGACCATCTCGGGGGCGTACTCCCTGGCCTGCTGTGCCGCCCTGCGCTCCGCCTCGCTCTCGGACAGCAGCGAGGCGGCCAGGAGGCCGGCGCCGAAGGCGATCAGGCCGGCCGCCAGCGGATTGCCGCGTGTCTGCTCGACCGCCTGCCGGGGCGCGGACCGCGCGGCCTCGCCCACCTGCTCGGCGTTGCGCCGGATACCGCTCATCGCCGCCTGCGAGGACGGCTTCGAACCCATGACCCGCTCCCGCAGGCCCTGCGCGCGGCGGCGCACCCGGTCCTTGCGCCGCTCGATCGCCTGCCGCGGGTCGACGCGGTTCACGAGCCGGTCCGTGTCCTCGGTGAGCTCGGCGCGGGTTCGTTCGATGTCCTGCCTTATCCGGTCGGGTGCTTCGCCCATCGCGCATCCTCCTTCAGCGTCTCGATCGTGCGTTCCGGTGCGGGAGACACGCGGCGCATCCTGCTGCGGCCCATGGCGAACAGGATCGCGCCGGCGATCGCCCAGACCGCCGCCACGACCAACGAGGCCCAGCCCAGGCCGATGAGGACGGAGAGGCCGAACACGGCCGCCAGGCTGAGCAGCACCAGCGTCATGTAACCGGCGAACGCGGCGGCGCTGAGCATGCCCGCGGCCTTGCCGGCCTTGGTCGCCTCCTCGCGGAATTCGGCCTTGGCCAGCTCGACCTCCTGCCTGAACAGCTTCTGGAGGTCGTTGGTGACCTCCGTGACCAGTTCGGCCACCGACCTGTCGTCGCCGGTGGTGTCCATCGCGGGCGATGAGGGTCGAGGAACGGTCGTCATGTCACCGGCCCTCCCCTGTCGGTGTCCACCCTGGTCCCTCGTGGGAGGCGCGGATCGGGATCTGGCCGCTCTGGCCGCCCTGGTCGCCCTGGTCGCCCTGGCGCGGCAGCGGAGCGCTCGTCTGTGCGTGCTCGCCCGCCTCGGTCCTCGCGGAGCCGCCGTCGTCCTGGGAGGCCGACGAGGACGCCTTGAGGAGGCGTCCGAGCGTGAAGCCGGCCACGGCGGCGCCCACAAGGAAGGCCACGGGCCTGCGCCGTGCCAGATCCCGTGTCTCGGCCAACAGGCCTTCCACGCCCCGGTCCTCCAGGAAGTCGGCGGTCTCCGTGCCGCTCTCGGCGACCTGGCGGACGACTCCCCCCACCGGGGACTCCGACCTGCCGTGCTCGGCCATCGACTCCAGGTCCTGGGACCACTGGCGCAGGTGGTCCGAGGCCATTCCGGTCAGGTTGCCCATCTCCTTGCGGACCCGGTCCTGCACGTCGTCCACGACGTGGCCGGTCTCCGCGCGGGTCTCCTCGGCGAGCGAACGCACCTGGTCCTTCGCCGAGGACGCGACCCCGCTCGCGGCCGAACGCGCGGCCTCGGCTCTGCCGCCGCCACCGCCTCCGGGCTCT
This region includes:
- a CDS encoding phage holin family protein — its product is MTTVPRPSSPAMDTTGDDRSVAELVTEVTNDLQKLFRQEVELAKAEFREEATKAGKAAGMLSAAAFAGYMTLVLLSLAAVFGLSVLIGLGWASLVVAAVWAIAGAILFAMGRSRMRRVSPAPERTIETLKEDARWAKHPTG
- a CDS encoding DUF3618 domain-containing protein, yielding MGEAPDRIRQDIERTRAELTEDTDRLVNRVDPRQAIERRKDRVRRRAQGLRERVMGSKPSSQAAMSGIRRNAEQVGEAARSAPRQAVEQTRGNPLAAGLIAFGAGLLAASLLSESEAERRAAQQAREYAPEMVDSARRAVSESAERVRDQAVESAREAGEHLKESATDAAHSTGEQARDEVASASRQGHGS
- a CDS encoding YihY/virulence factor BrkB family protein, with product MTQQPNEGPTGVPASREPAAKPTAMTKFSWWAALKRTFREFREDNLTDLAAGLTYYGLLALFPAILVLVSLLGLAGPTATQTLTDNINTVLPADVAGVVTSAIQNLQDNRAAAGIFGLVGLLVALWSASGYIAAFMRASNIVYDVPEGRPVWKTLPVRVGVTLLLVVLMTFTVLAITATGAVAQRIGEILGLGPTVTTVWDIAKWPVLLVIVVFMIALLYWASPNAKRGFRWISPGSVLAVAIWLVASALFAVYVANFSSYGQTYGSMAALVIFLVWLWITNIAILLGEEFNAEIERGRAAETGHPEGVEPYVEMRDVPKPRKHAGRREQSV